Sequence from the Aromatoleum petrolei genome:
CGAGGAGATGGAGGCACTGGAAACGCGGATTCTCGCCGAACTGGGCTATCCTGATCCCTACGCCGAACGATCCGCCTGACCTGCCCGACTGATTCTTTCGACATATGGATCCCGCATCACCACGACCTAGTCTGCTCGAACGCCTCTCCGCGCTGCTGTCGCGCGAGCCCGAGGATCGCGAGGAGCTCCTGGCCCTGCTGCACTCGGCCTTCGAACGCAACCTGCTCGATGCCGATGCGCTGGCGATCATCGAGGGCGCGCTGCAGATGTCCGAACTGCAGGTCGGCGACGTGATGATTCCCCGCGCGCAGATGGACATCATCCGCCTTGACGACCCGGTCGATGCGATTGCCGCCCACGTCGTCGACACCGGCCACTCGCGCTTCCCGGTGGGCGACAGCAAGGATGACATCGTCGGCATCTTCCTCGCGAAGGATCTGCTGCGCTACTACGCCGGCCGTGACTTCGACATGCATGCGTTGCTGCGTCCGGCCGTGTTCGTGCCCGAGTCGAAGCGACTGAACGTGCTGCTGCGCGAGTTCCGCGTCAGCCGCAATCACATGGCCATCGTCGTCGACGAGTATGGCAGCGTCGCCGGGCTCGTGACGATCGAGGACGTGCTCGAGCAGATTGTCGGTGACATCGAGGACGAGTTCGACCGGCTCGAGCCCAGCGACAACATCCAGCTCGATGCCGATGGCCGCTACCGCGTGCGCGCGACCACCGAGATCGGCGAGTTCAATGCCGCGTTCGGCGTCGACTTCAGTGACGCCGAGGTGGATACCGTCGGCGGGCTGCTCATCTGCCAGCTCGGCCGCCTGCCGCGGCGCGGCGAAGTCGTGATGCTCGGCGGCCTGCGCGTCACCGCGCTGCGCGTCGATGGTCGGCGCGTGCATACTTTGCTCGTGCAGCCCGTCGCCGGAACGGCCGAAGCGTGACCGTCCGCGAGCAGGACCGGGGCCTAGTGCGGGCGTGGGCGCGCGCGCGCGGCCTGTTGGTGGCGCTGCTCGCAGGCGGCGCGTCGGTCCTTGCCTTTTCGCCCTTCGGGATCATTCCGCTGGCGGTGCTGAGCCTCGCCGTGCTGGCAGGTCTCGCTGCGCGGCAAACGCGTGCGCGTGCCGGTTTCGCACTCGGTTTCGCCTGGGGGCTGGGCGCCTTCCTGGCCGGGGTGTCCTGGCTCTACGTCGCGCTCAACCGCT
This genomic interval carries:
- a CDS encoding HlyC/CorC family transporter, with protein sequence MDPASPRPSLLERLSALLSREPEDREELLALLHSAFERNLLDADALAIIEGALQMSELQVGDVMIPRAQMDIIRLDDPVDAIAAHVVDTGHSRFPVGDSKDDIVGIFLAKDLLRYYAGRDFDMHALLRPAVFVPESKRLNVLLREFRVSRNHMAIVVDEYGSVAGLVTIEDVLEQIVGDIEDEFDRLEPSDNIQLDADGRYRVRATTEIGEFNAAFGVDFSDAEVDTVGGLLICQLGRLPRRGEVVMLGGLRVTALRVDGRRVHTLLVQPVAGTAEA